The Blastomonas sp. SL216 DNA window TTCGCCGCTCATTCAGCTGCCCGTCGCGGATTGAAGCGGCCATTCAAAAAACCACCCAGTGCCTGCCATTGCCGATAGTCATGCCCGCGCTCGAAACCAAACACACACCGCCCCAGCCTACTGCCCCTCATCCTCATCGCGCAGTCTCGACGCTACGCGCTCGTCCTGTGCGCCCGGCGGCGGTCTGCGCACCGGGGGCCTGGGTTCGGCCTGGCGGGCCTGTGGGCGTTGCGGAGCAGAATCGCGGCCCAGCGCGCGGTCGATGAAATTCTCGTCCAACCGTTCGGGCTGTTGCGGGTCGCCGGGAATGCCGCCGGGCTGCGATGCGCCGGGGCCTTCGCCAGGCTCCACCGCATTGCCGTTTTCGTCGATGAAGATCACATCGTCGGGCGAACCGAAATAGGCCTCGTCATCAGGCTCCAGCTGCCATTCGGGCAGGGTGAGTTCGGTGTCGAACGGCTCGACCTTGCGCTTGGCAACCGCGACTTTCATGAACGCGGCAAAGGCGCGAGCCGGCGCGGTGCCGCCCTGCAGGCCGCCCACCGGGCGCGCATCGTCGCGGCCCATCCACACGCCAGTGGTAATGCCGCTCGAAAAGCCCAGGAACCAGCCGTCCTTGTTGCTGTTGGTGGTGCCGGTCTTGCCCGCGACGGGCCGTCCGATCTGCGCCGCGCGGCCCGTCCCGACATTGACCGCGGTCTGCAACAGGTCGGTCATCCCGGCGGTGACATAGGGCGGCACGAGCACCTGGCTCAGATCCGCCTCATGCTGGTACAGGACGTCGCCCTTGCTCGTCGTCACCTTGGTGATGCCATAAGGCGCAATCGCGACGCCGCCCGAGCTGACCCCGGCAAAGGCGCGCACCATGTCGATCACGCGCACTTCCGACGATCCCAGCACCATCGAGGGCAGGGTGGTGATCGGCGTGGTGATGCCGAAGCGGCGCGCCATGTTGGCGATGGTGCTGGTGCCGACATCCTCGCCGATGCGCGCGGCGACGGTGTTCTTCGAATAGGCAAAGGCGGTGCGCAGCGAGATGTCGCCGGCATAGCTGCCGCCGCTGTTGCGCGGGGTCCAGCCGCCGATGGTGATCGGCGCGTCGGTGACGATGTCCTCGGGCTTATAGCCTGCCTCCAGCGCCGCCATATAGACGAACAGCTTCCACGCCGATCCCGGCTGGCGCAGCGCGCTCGTCGCGCGGTTATAGTTGGAGGTGACATAGTCGGTGCCACCGACCATCGCGCGCACCGCTCCGTCGCGGTCCAGCGCGACCAGCGCACCCTGCGCGCCGCCGGGCACATAGGCCTGGATGGCGTTGGTGCCAGCGCGCTGCATATTCAGGTCGAGCGTCGTCCACACCACGATCGGTTCGTCATTGCCCTCGATCAACGTATCGAGCTGCGGCAGCGCCCAGTCGGTGAAATAGCGCACCGAATTCTGGCCCTTTTCCGGTGCGAACTTCACGCCTTCCAGATCGGCGTCTGCGGCCTGGGCCGGCGAGATCGTGCCGACATCCTGCATCACCTGCAGCACCACGCCCGCGCGGCCGATCGCCGCCTCGCTGTCGGCCGTGGGCGAATAGCGCGACGGGGCCTTGACCAGCCCGGCGATGATCGCCGCCTCGGCCAGCGACAGGGTGGTCGCATCATGGTTGAAGAACTTGCGCGAGGCGGAATCGACGCCGTACGCGCCGCCGCCGAAATAGACCTTGTTGAGGTACAGCTCGAGGATCTGGTCCTTGCTGAACTTCTGCTCCAGCGCCAGCGCCAGAATGCCTTCGCGGATCTTGCGGGTATAGGACCGGCTGTTGCTGAGGAAGATGTTGCGCGCGAGCTGCTGCGTGATCGTCGAGGTTGCGCGCAGCCGCCCGCCGCCGGTGGCGCTGGTATAGATCGCGCGGCCGATCCCGATCGCATCGACACCCGGGTGATAGGCAAAGCGCCGGTCCTCGACCGAGACCATCGCGTCCTTCATCACCTGCGGAATGTTGTCAATGTCCAGCCACTCGCCGAAGCTGGGGCCGAGCTGCATGATCTCGGTGCCGTCCGCCGCCTTGACCAGGATCATCTGGCCGTTGGGCGAGGACTTGAGGTCGTTGAAGCTGGGCAGCGAGCCCATCACGGTCGCGACCGCCACGACAAGTGCGATCAGGCCGAACACCGCCGATGCCGCGCCGATCTTCACCAGCCGCCAGAACCACAGCCGGGCGCCGCCACCGGAACCGGTCTTGCCGCCCTTGTCTTTCACCGCCATGCCGTGTTGGCCCCTGTCATCCCTGCGCTCCGGCATTGCAACCACCGGCACAAAAGCGCCGCCTATGCATCTGACGGCTTTCGCTATGCTGAATAGTGCGTCCACCACCCCGCGCCAAGCCGTTTCCCTCAAGCGCGGGCTGCATGCTGCCGCGCCTCTGTCAGGTCCTCGGGGGTGTTCACGTTCATTAGCGCCAGCGCATCGTCAAACGCGACCGAGCGCGCGCCCAGCATCGTGCCCAGCCGTTGCAGCGACCAGCGCTCGCTGCAACGTTCCGGCGGCAATGCGGCGAGCACCGCGCGCGCGCTCCACAGCGCGAAAACCGGCTGCACGGCACCCTTCGCCTCGGCCATGGCCACCGGGCCGTGCGCGGCAAGGCGCGCCACCAGATCGGCGGGGACGAAAGGCGCATCGACCGGGCAGGTGATGAAGGCATCGCCGCCGCGCGCGGACAGCTCAGCCGCCAGCGCGCGGACCGCGCCGACCGGGCCTGGCGGACCCATGGCGCCATCGGTCACGTGATGCAGCCCGGTGTCATAGTCATGCGGGGCAGAGAGCCAGATGGTCTCGGCCT harbors:
- a CDS encoding PBP1A family penicillin-binding protein, with the translated sequence MAVKDKGGKTGSGGGARLWFWRLVKIGAASAVFGLIALVVAVATVMGSLPSFNDLKSSPNGQMILVKAADGTEIMQLGPSFGEWLDIDNIPQVMKDAMVSVEDRRFAYHPGVDAIGIGRAIYTSATGGGRLRATSTITQQLARNIFLSNSRSYTRKIREGILALALEQKFSKDQILELYLNKVYFGGGAYGVDSASRKFFNHDATTLSLAEAAIIAGLVKAPSRYSPTADSEAAIGRAGVVLQVMQDVGTISPAQAADADLEGVKFAPEKGQNSVRYFTDWALPQLDTLIEGNDEPIVVWTTLDLNMQRAGTNAIQAYVPGGAQGALVALDRDGAVRAMVGGTDYVTSNYNRATSALRQPGSAWKLFVYMAALEAGYKPEDIVTDAPITIGGWTPRNSGGSYAGDISLRTAFAYSKNTVAARIGEDVGTSTIANMARRFGITTPITTLPSMVLGSSEVRVIDMVRAFAGVSSGGVAIAPYGITKVTTSKGDVLYQHEADLSQVLVPPYVTAGMTDLLQTAVNVGTGRAAQIGRPVAGKTGTTNSNKDGWFLGFSSGITTGVWMGRDDARPVGGLQGGTAPARAFAAFMKVAVAKRKVEPFDTELTLPEWQLEPDDEAYFGSPDDVIFIDENGNAVEPGEGPGASQPGGIPGDPQQPERLDENFIDRALGRDSAPQRPQARQAEPRPPVRRPPPGAQDERVASRLRDEDEGQ
- a CDS encoding NTP transferase domain-containing protein, producing the protein MTAGPPKAPVVVLLAGGRSRRMQGLDKALAEIAGQRMIDRVLARLDAQAETIWLSAPHDYDTGLHHVTDGAMGPPGPVGAVRALAAELSARGGDAFITCPVDAPFVPADLVARLAAHGPVAMAEAKGAVQPVFALWSARAVLAALPPERCSERWSLQRLGTMLGARSVAFDDALALMNVNTPEDLTEARQHAARA